In Streptomyces alboniger, the following are encoded in one genomic region:
- a CDS encoding non-ribosomal peptide synthetase, with amino-acid sequence MSAPHGSVSAAVDQDLAAMAELSRRIAQQMGTSADAARSAEEEPPAPRPAQHGPRLEVPRASGMVRGGSPESQRAHLDDLVRRYTAKTPTSKRITQRYRRVLADSRAAVGFRSGTKEMLYPIAGRRAQGSWLEDVDGNRYVDITMGFGVLLFGHEPAFVSEAVREHLSRGIQLGPRNVETGEAAELLAELTGMERVAFANSGTEANSAAIRLARAATGRSKIITFEGAYHGHNDNVLGRSPRTGGEGLTTVPMSAGVPHNAVADLLVLPYGGEESLAVIEAQAGDIAAVVVEPVQSRHPSLRPAEFVRRLREVTRRHGIVLLFDEMLTGFRPAPRGAQDLYGVTPDLATYGKLLGGGFPIGAIAGRADIMDGIDGGYWSYGDDSYPEADTTFFGGTYIQHPVSMVAARAVLAHLKEHSPRLQERLNARTDELAATLNAFFEAEEFALSMSHFGSMFRFEHRADMELLYHHLMLRGVHVWEWRNFFLSTEHTDGDVEFIVDAVKGSLRELRDAGFFRTKPKPKPKPNPKAAPVAAVPNPRPEPKPRPKPQVIAWNGTAAASASRTEPVATASRTEPAAPASRAEVKERRPSRPLDFGVYFFGDYPQDERSPRHGKYDHLLETARFADRNGFHSLWIPERHFHSFGGLFPNPVVLAAALARETDRIRINAGSVVLPLHDPIRVAEEWSMVDNLSGGRVGIGCASGWHANDFVFFPERFGSHKESMYEQVAQVRQLWRGDAVRRTTGDGESDLRLFPRPVQDAPPMYTAVVGNPASYQLAARHDLGIVTNLMTQGVDQLRENIALYRRTRAEHGLDPDAGHVAVLLHTYLAEDHEAARAEARDPLSRYMRASLSLFGGVANSLGHQVDLSAMTEDDLDVVFRRAYDRYCDQRALIGSPGSVRPVVDEVRAAGADEVVALVDFGVEPSAMRAGLVHLDALRRSCATPTPTPTPTPTPTPTVTPTPTPAAPETDAGAPLSPGQQRIWFLERMLPGRTAYNEVKAIQLDGPLDVEALRSALCALTARHEQLRTVFREVAGEARQFARPPGEVDFAVVDGTTAPGSDTVAATLKAESERRFDLTDGPLFVTRLVRLGTERHVLVLSLHHIVMDAASAAVLARDVSALYRAETTGAPAAGLPALDRTYADHARRQLDSLGDPKAAEDLAYWKKVLDGDLPVLDLPTDRPRPAVMTSNGRALFRTLTPELSAAVRKFSRERRSTLFMTLLAGYAAALRRVTGQDDLVIGTPMSDRTPPYEDVVGFFVNTLALRLDLSGDPDFGALLDRVRTVALDAYDHADVPFEAVVRELVPARALDRTPVFQTLAEFETDDPFRFELPGVRATPLDSGPDKALTDLSVYFTDQPDGIRCHLEYNTDLFDEGTVDALFGTFREVLAEAVGAGSAVPEAWRRGRTRQRTRSTVHALASRWAEAAPDRTAVISGEQTLTYRELDERAERLAAVLRERDRGRAEAQGGAPVALWLPRGADLIVAMLAALKAGLGYVPLDPGQGRARAEAILAESGAGILVVNGEGRADERPTPPDGAAVVDVDAAPSASVDAPPGAAPGPESLCLAIYTSGSTGTPKGVTVPHRAVVDLCQWHHERFGFTADDRSAAVCGQSFDAAVLEIWPALAAGATVVVADETVRKDPAALARWYADHAITFSILPTALGEAVLALPDDRQPPLRHLLLGGDVLRTRPRPGAPYETVNVYGPTEVTVLCTVHTVEPAATTATTAATASGAPIPIGRPVDNVTLRVLDAGGREVPAGEVGELYVGGPGVATGYLGRPDLTAERFVRDPLGGAERLYRTGDLVCWGETGALEFRGRSDDQVKIRGYRVEPEEVSHILNGLAEVAEAVVLTHRDQRDEARLAAYVVPAVVPATAAAPNSHQELADRLATELAARLPDHLVPRAWSVLPGLPLSANGKLDRAALPAPSITAAPAGATTPALHRAPSAAPAPASAPAARRDVEARVRQLWAEEFDIEAAAVGPDASFFELGGHSLTAVRLANSVREEFGVEYPVARFYEEPTLRAMAAFLSRHEKGSAGGNGHVGGSVIGNGGTADVLDRAPVTAQQDAFITRHLTHPRPQIYNVAMRLTFTGALDVPALRAALTQLVARHEALRTRLVKDGVTGEWWQEALRPRPVELPEEDLVARTGSADEAAAEAERLAAETAAVPFDIEAELAPVLRLLRYGRDRWALVFVLHHSACDGWSVSVLLRELAALYRAEAAGEPHGLSESVPQPSEYARWQRERSRTQDGGRLVDYWARQLEGAPFDVSLPLDRPRPAELSGEGDVVLFTVERAVRAGVEALARRHRTTPFVVTAAALARLVAKVTGEPDILLGISYANRERREFEALAACTVSSFTLRIRGGGTGSFGALVDQVARDTVGAIDHAAPIRAVARELREVLGTEVPDRLTLGFQYQSSLETDIELPGVTTAVEDLAVPGARSEFNFGLIPTGDILSGYLEYSTDLWDRATVEAWTSAYVDLLAEVVAVPGTDAGEGED; translated from the coding sequence ATGAGCGCGCCCCACGGGTCCGTCTCCGCCGCCGTCGACCAGGACCTCGCCGCGATGGCCGAGCTGTCGCGACGCATCGCCCAGCAGATGGGCACCTCGGCGGACGCGGCGCGGTCCGCCGAAGAGGAGCCGCCCGCGCCCCGTCCCGCCCAGCACGGCCCCCGCCTGGAGGTGCCCCGCGCCTCCGGCATGGTCCGCGGCGGCTCCCCGGAGTCCCAGCGGGCCCACCTGGACGACCTCGTACGCCGTTACACCGCCAAGACGCCCACCTCGAAGCGGATCACCCAGCGCTACCGCCGGGTGCTCGCCGACAGCCGGGCCGCGGTCGGCTTCCGCAGCGGCACGAAGGAGATGCTGTACCCCATCGCGGGCCGCAGGGCGCAGGGGTCCTGGCTGGAGGACGTCGACGGCAACCGTTACGTCGACATCACCATGGGCTTCGGCGTGCTGCTCTTCGGCCACGAGCCCGCCTTCGTGTCCGAAGCGGTCCGCGAGCACCTGTCGCGCGGCATCCAGCTCGGGCCCCGCAACGTGGAGACCGGCGAGGCGGCCGAACTCCTCGCCGAGCTGACCGGCATGGAGCGGGTCGCCTTCGCGAACTCCGGCACCGAGGCGAACTCCGCCGCTATCCGCCTCGCCCGCGCCGCCACGGGCCGCTCCAAGATCATCACCTTCGAGGGCGCCTACCACGGCCACAACGACAACGTCCTCGGCCGCTCCCCGCGCACCGGCGGCGAGGGCCTGACCACCGTCCCGATGTCCGCGGGCGTCCCGCACAACGCCGTCGCCGACCTGCTCGTCCTGCCGTACGGCGGCGAGGAGAGCCTCGCCGTCATCGAGGCGCAGGCGGGCGACATCGCGGCGGTCGTCGTCGAGCCGGTGCAGAGCCGGCATCCCTCACTGCGGCCGGCCGAGTTCGTGCGCCGCCTGCGCGAGGTCACGCGACGGCACGGCATCGTGCTGCTCTTCGACGAGATGCTGACCGGCTTCCGCCCCGCGCCGCGCGGCGCCCAGGACCTCTACGGCGTCACCCCCGACCTGGCGACCTACGGCAAGCTGCTCGGCGGCGGTTTCCCGATCGGGGCCATCGCGGGGCGGGCCGACATCATGGACGGCATCGACGGCGGGTACTGGAGCTACGGGGACGACAGTTACCCCGAGGCCGACACCACGTTCTTCGGCGGTACGTACATCCAGCACCCGGTCTCGATGGTCGCCGCCCGCGCCGTACTCGCCCACCTGAAGGAGCACAGCCCGCGCCTCCAGGAGCGGCTGAACGCGCGCACGGACGAGCTGGCGGCCACGCTCAACGCCTTTTTCGAGGCGGAGGAGTTCGCGCTGAGCATGAGCCACTTCGGCTCGATGTTCCGGTTCGAGCACCGCGCGGACATGGAGCTGCTCTACCACCACCTGATGCTGCGCGGCGTCCACGTGTGGGAGTGGCGCAACTTCTTCCTCTCCACCGAACACACCGACGGTGACGTCGAGTTCATCGTCGACGCGGTGAAGGGATCCCTGCGCGAGCTGCGCGACGCGGGCTTCTTCCGTACGAAGCCGAAGCCGAAGCCGAAGCCGAATCCGAAGGCGGCACCCGTCGCCGCCGTACCGAATCCGCGGCCCGAGCCGAAGCCGAGGCCGAAGCCCCAGGTCATCGCCTGGAACGGCACCGCCGCGGCCAGCGCCTCCCGCACTGAACCCGTGGCCACCGCCTCTCGCACGGAACCCGCGGCCCCCGCCTCCCGCGCCGAGGTGAAGGAACGGCGACCGAGTCGCCCCCTCGACTTCGGCGTCTACTTCTTCGGCGACTATCCGCAGGACGAGCGCTCCCCACGGCACGGCAAGTACGACCACCTCCTGGAGACCGCCCGCTTCGCCGACCGCAACGGCTTCCACTCGCTGTGGATCCCCGAGCGGCACTTCCACTCCTTCGGCGGCCTCTTCCCCAACCCGGTCGTCCTCGCCGCCGCGCTCGCCCGCGAGACCGACCGCATCCGCATCAACGCGGGGTCCGTCGTCCTCCCGCTGCACGACCCCATCCGCGTCGCCGAGGAGTGGTCGATGGTCGACAACCTCTCCGGGGGCCGCGTCGGCATCGGCTGCGCCAGCGGCTGGCACGCCAACGACTTCGTCTTCTTCCCCGAGCGCTTCGGCTCCCACAAGGAGTCGATGTACGAACAGGTCGCACAGGTGAGGCAGTTGTGGCGCGGCGACGCCGTGCGCCGCACCACAGGTGACGGCGAGAGCGACCTGCGCCTGTTCCCGCGACCCGTCCAGGACGCCCCGCCCATGTACACGGCCGTGGTCGGCAACCCGGCCTCGTACCAGCTGGCCGCCCGCCACGACCTCGGCATCGTCACCAACCTCATGACGCAGGGCGTCGACCAGCTCCGGGAGAACATCGCGCTCTACCGCCGTACGCGCGCCGAGCACGGCCTGGACCCCGACGCCGGGCACGTCGCCGTGCTCCTGCACACCTACCTCGCCGAGGACCACGAGGCGGCGCGCGCCGAGGCCCGGGACCCGCTGTCCCGGTACATGCGGGCCTCCCTTTCGCTCTTCGGCGGCGTCGCCAACAGCCTGGGGCACCAGGTCGACCTGTCGGCGATGACGGAGGACGACCTGGACGTGGTGTTCCGCCGCGCCTACGACCGCTACTGCGACCAGCGCGCCCTCATCGGCAGTCCCGGGAGCGTGCGGCCCGTCGTGGACGAGGTGCGTGCCGCGGGCGCCGACGAGGTGGTCGCCCTGGTCGACTTCGGCGTGGAGCCGTCCGCGATGCGCGCCGGCCTGGTCCACCTCGACGCGCTGCGCCGATCCTGCGCGACGCCGACGCCGACGCCGACGCCGACGCCGACGCCCACGCCCACGGTGACACCCACGCCCACCCCGGCCGCCCCCGAGACCGATGCCGGCGCACCCCTGTCACCCGGCCAGCAGCGGATCTGGTTCCTGGAGCGGATGCTGCCCGGCCGCACCGCGTACAACGAGGTCAAGGCCATCCAGCTCGACGGCCCGCTGGACGTCGAGGCGCTGCGGTCCGCCCTGTGCGCGCTCACCGCGCGGCACGAGCAGCTGCGCACGGTCTTCCGCGAAGTGGCGGGAGAAGCGCGGCAGTTCGCCCGGCCGCCCGGCGAGGTGGACTTCGCGGTCGTCGACGGGACGACGGCCCCCGGGAGCGACACGGTCGCCGCCACCCTCAAGGCGGAGAGTGAGCGCCGCTTCGACCTGACGGACGGCCCCCTGTTCGTCACCCGCCTGGTCCGGCTCGGCACCGAGCGGCACGTCCTCGTCCTGTCCCTGCACCACATCGTGATGGACGCGGCGTCGGCCGCCGTCCTCGCCCGCGACGTGTCAGCCCTCTACCGCGCGGAGACCACCGGGGCCCCGGCGGCCGGCCTCCCCGCCCTCGACCGCACGTACGCCGACCACGCCCGCCGCCAGCTCGACTCCCTCGGCGACCCGAAGGCCGCGGAGGACCTCGCGTACTGGAAGAAGGTGCTCGACGGCGACCTGCCGGTCCTGGACCTGCCCACGGACCGGCCGAGGCCCGCCGTGATGACGTCGAACGGCCGCGCCCTGTTCCGTACGCTCACCCCTGAACTCTCCGCGGCGGTACGGAAGTTCAGCCGCGAGCGGCGCAGCACGCTCTTCATGACGCTGCTCGCCGGATACGCGGCCGCGCTGCGCCGCGTCACCGGCCAGGACGACCTCGTCATCGGCACCCCCATGTCCGACCGCACGCCCCCCTACGAGGACGTCGTCGGCTTCTTCGTGAACACCCTGGCGCTGCGCCTCGACCTCTCCGGGGACCCGGACTTCGGCGCGCTCCTCGACCGGGTGCGCACGGTCGCCCTCGACGCGTACGACCATGCCGACGTGCCCTTCGAGGCGGTCGTCCGGGAGCTGGTGCCCGCGCGGGCGCTGGACCGCACGCCCGTCTTCCAGACGCTGGCCGAGTTCGAGACCGATGATCCCTTCCGCTTCGAGCTGCCCGGGGTGCGGGCGACCCCGCTCGACTCGGGCCCCGACAAGGCGCTGACCGACCTCAGCGTGTACTTCACCGACCAGCCGGACGGCATCCGCTGCCACCTGGAGTACAACACCGACCTGTTCGACGAGGGGACGGTCGACGCCCTCTTCGGGACGTTCCGTGAGGTCCTCGCGGAGGCGGTGGGGGCCGGGAGCGCGGTGCCCGAGGCATGGCGGCGCGGGCGCACCCGGCAGCGGACCCGCAGCACCGTCCACGCCCTGGCGTCCCGGTGGGCCGAGGCGGCGCCCGACCGGACCGCCGTGATCAGCGGCGAGCAGACCTTGACGTACCGGGAGCTGGACGAGCGCGCCGAGCGGCTCGCGGCCGTCCTGCGCGAGCGCGACCGCGGGCGTGCCGAGGCGCAGGGCGGCGCCCCCGTCGCCCTGTGGCTGCCGCGTGGCGCCGATCTGATCGTCGCCATGCTGGCCGCCCTCAAGGCGGGCCTCGGCTATGTGCCGTTGGACCCCGGGCAGGGCCGGGCCCGGGCCGAGGCGATCCTCGCGGAGAGCGGTGCCGGGATCCTCGTGGTGAACGGCGAGGGCCGGGCGGACGAGCGGCCGACGCCACCGGACGGAGCCGCCGTGGTGGACGTGGACGCCGCGCCGTCCGCGTCCGTGGACGCACCGCCCGGGGCCGCTCCCGGCCCCGAGTCCCTCTGCCTGGCGATCTACACCTCGGGCAGCACGGGCACCCCCAAGGGCGTGACCGTCCCGCACCGGGCCGTCGTGGACTTGTGCCAGTGGCACCACGAACGCTTCGGGTTCACCGCGGACGACCGCAGCGCGGCCGTGTGCGGGCAGAGCTTCGACGCCGCCGTGCTGGAGATCTGGCCCGCGCTGGCCGCGGGCGCCACGGTCGTCGTCGCCGACGAGACGGTCCGCAAGGATCCCGCGGCGCTGGCCCGCTGGTACGCGGACCACGCCATCACCTTCTCCATCCTGCCGACCGCCCTCGGCGAGGCCGTCCTCGCCCTGCCCGACGACCGGCAGCCGCCGCTGCGGCACCTGCTCCTGGGCGGCGACGTCCTGCGCACCCGGCCGCGCCCCGGCGCCCCGTACGAGACGGTGAACGTGTACGGCCCCACCGAGGTGACGGTGCTCTGCACGGTCCACACGGTGGAGCCCGCCGCCACCACCGCCACCACCGCCGCCACCGCCTCCGGGGCCCCTATCCCGATCGGCCGCCCGGTCGACAACGTCACCCTGCGGGTGCTCGACGCGGGGGGCCGCGAGGTGCCCGCCGGGGAAGTGGGGGAGCTGTACGTGGGCGGCCCGGGGGTGGCCACCGGTTATCTGGGCCGCCCCGACCTGACCGCGGAACGCTTCGTCCGCGACCCGCTGGGCGGCGCGGAGCGGCTGTACCGCACGGGTGACCTGGTGTGCTGGGGGGAGACGGGGGCCCTGGAGTTCCGGGGCCGCTCGGACGACCAGGTGAAGATACGCGGCTACCGCGTCGAGCCCGAAGAGGTCTCGCACATCCTCAACGGCCTGGCGGAGGTCGCCGAGGCGGTCGTCCTGACCCACCGCGACCAGCGGGACGAGGCCCGCCTCGCCGCCTATGTCGTACCCGCTGTCGTACCCGCGACGGCGGCAGCCCCGAATAGCCACCAGGAGCTGGCCGACCGCCTGGCAACGGAACTGGCGGCGCGCCTCCCCGACCACCTGGTGCCCCGCGCCTGGTCCGTGCTGCCCGGACTCCCCCTGTCCGCCAACGGAAAACTGGACCGGGCGGCGCTTCCCGCCCCTTCGATCACGGCGGCACCGGCCGGCGCCACCACACCGGCACTCCACCGGGCGCCGTCCGCCGCCCCAGCCCCGGCGTCCGCCCCCGCCGCGCGGCGGGACGTCGAGGCGCGCGTGCGTCAGCTGTGGGCCGAGGAGTTCGACATCGAGGCGGCGGCGGTCGGTCCCGATGCCTCCTTCTTCGAGCTGGGCGGCCACTCCCTCACCGCCGTCAGACTGGCCAACAGTGTCCGGGAGGAGTTCGGCGTCGAGTACCCCGTCGCCCGCTTCTACGAGGAGCCGACGCTGCGCGCGATGGCGGCGTTCCTCTCGCGGCACGAGAAGGGGAGCGCGGGCGGGAACGGGCACGTAGGCGGGAGCGTTATCGGGAACGGGGGTACGGCTGACGTACTCGACCGAGCCCCCGTCACCGCTCAGCAGGACGCCTTCATCACCCGGCATCTGACCCACCCCCGCCCTCAGATCTACAACGTGGCGATGCGCCTCACCTTCACGGGAGCCCTCGACGTACCCGCCCTGCGTGCGGCGCTGACCCAACTGGTGGCCCGGCACGAGGCGTTGCGCACCCGCCTCGTGAAGGACGGGGTGACGGGCGAGTGGTGGCAGGAGGCGCTGCGCCCCCGGCCGGTCGAGCTGCCCGAGGAGGATCTGGTCGCGCGCACCGGCTCGGCGGACGAGGCCGCTGCCGAGGCCGAGCGTCTGGCCGCGGAGACCGCCGCCGTGCCGTTCGACATCGAGGCCGAACTCGCCCCCGTGCTTCGGCTGTTGCGCTACGGCCGCGACCGCTGGGCGCTGGTGTTCGTCCTGCACCACTCGGCCTGCGACGGCTGGTCGGTCAGCGTCCTGCTGCGCGAACTGGCCGCGCTCTACCGGGCGGAGGCCGCCGGAGAGCCGCACGGCCTGTCGGAGTCCGTGCCGCAGCCGAGTGAGTACGCACGTTGGCAGCGCGAGCGGAGCCGCACCCAGGACGGCGGCCGCCTGGTCGACTACTGGGCGCGGCAGCTGGAGGGCGCCCCCTTCGACGTGTCGCTGCCGCTGGACCGGCCCCGCCCCGCAGAGCTGAGCGGCGAGGGTGACGTGGTGCTGTTCACCGTGGAGCGTGCCGTACGGGCCGGCGTGGAGGCGCTGGCGCGCAGGCACCGCACGACGCCCTTCGTGGTGACGGCGGCGGCCCTGGCCCGCCTCGTCGCGAAGGTGACGGGCGAGCCGGACATCCTGCTCGGCATCTCCTACGCCAACCGCGAGCGGCGGGAGTTCGAGGCGCTCGCGGCCTGCACGGTGTCGTCCTTCACGCTGCGGATCCGCGGCGGCGGCACCGGGTCGTTCGGTGCGCTGGTGGATCAGGTGGCGCGCGATACGGTCGGTGCCATCGACCACGCCGCGCCGATCCGGGCGGTGGCGCGGGAGCTGCGGGAGGTGCTCGGCACCGAGGTCCCGGACCGGCTGACGCTCGGCTTCCAGTATCAGAGCTCGCTGGAGACGGACATCGAACTGCCGGGCGTGACCACGGCGGTGGAGGACCTCGCGGTGCCCGGCGCGCGCTCCGAGTTCAACTTCGGTCTGATCCCCACCGGCGACATCCTCTCGGGCTACCTGGAGTACTCGACCGACCTGTGGGACCGCGCCACGGTCGAGGCGTGGACCAGCGCGTACGTCGATCTCCTGGCCGAGGTCGTCGCCGTCCCCGGAACCGACGCGGGGGAGGGTGAGGACTGA
- a CDS encoding type I polyketide synthase: protein MTAPPPVARDAIAVVGMSFRLPGADTPEEFWHTIRTGADRVRRFTDAELAAAGVPEEQYRSGEFVGASGALEDIAGFDPAFFGMSANEARITDPQQRLFLECVHHALENAGYAGWEDGDDEEEGQGGRGGGGRYGIGVYASTGYHLYTFQTYLQNNVLPDGVADWVAGLQVTVGNFTDFTANRASYRLGLTGPAVNVQTACSSSLLAVTLAAQAVALGECDIAVAGATALHVPQILGYQYVKGSILSKSGYLRPFDADADGTVGGTGVAAVVLKRLDRAVADGDHIHGVIRGWGVNNDGSDKRAFTAPSADGQRRAIRRALERAGVDAGTVGYLETHGTGTFKGDPIEFEGATAAFRADTDRTGYCALGSVKANIGHLDVCSGLASLVKALLVLRHQVIPPMANFRRPNPALDLAASPFYIPDSPRPWPRGATPRRACVSSFGVGGTNVHVVLEEAPEPAPRPAGALPPPGVLVVAGHTEAALADNALALRDHLRAHPDTHPADLVTTLALGRAHRRRRLAVRGDTVAALTAGLDAWLADPKPGAAATDGLGTGFLFAGQGALHRGTARLLHERFPVVREVLDACERQYAALTGGDSLLAPLLGAEHEPTHGPEHETAHDPEREPGAEQDWPTDVAQPALFALQSALVRLWKTAGITPGVVAGHSVGEYAALHAAGALSLADGLRLTARRGALMRRLCAPGGMLAVPVELSTALELAAEVPGVELAVTNGPRSQVLGGPDAAVETLVSLLAGRGIPARRLAVRHAFHTALLDPALDGLRDLCAEVDFTPCEVPFVSGLDGRTRPPGWTPDADYFVRQAREPVRFADALRELGTSHAYAGTVLELGPHSTLSGHARRALPNRAVHPTLRRGAGLEPLWDAAAGLYGAGAPVDWRAFMGGAGRRIPLPGYRFQHKDYWTGPENHLPRPAQPARDGAEVAAEVAQDEAAVERVLQHIIKVTAKHLSYDTSEIAEDASFFDLGADSLQMIGVLRELEEEHRVKVSMRELFEEAGSAKGLALIIVGKMGNMEGGAPYAASVTAVAPAPTPVPAPAPAPTPAVPEPVTPAVTPAPAPAPTFRDPAPTYPDPTPIAAPAPVAPATPPTPAAEYATRREVDDLVRQVHQLSQMQLQLMGQLSQLLAAQTAQTAQATRAPGDNR, encoded by the coding sequence ATGACCGCCCCTCCCCCTGTTGCGCGCGACGCTATCGCCGTCGTAGGCATGTCCTTCCGGCTGCCCGGCGCCGACACCCCCGAGGAGTTCTGGCACACGATCCGCACCGGCGCCGACCGCGTCCGCCGCTTCACCGACGCCGAACTGGCCGCCGCCGGCGTGCCCGAGGAGCAGTACCGGTCCGGGGAGTTCGTCGGGGCGAGCGGCGCCCTGGAGGACATCGCGGGGTTCGACCCGGCCTTCTTCGGGATGAGCGCGAACGAGGCCCGCATCACCGACCCCCAGCAGCGGCTCTTCCTGGAGTGCGTGCACCACGCCCTGGAGAACGCCGGATACGCGGGCTGGGAGGACGGAGACGACGAGGAAGAGGGGCAAGGGGGGCGAGGGGGCGGCGGGCGCTATGGAATAGGTGTCTACGCCAGCACCGGGTACCACCTCTACACCTTCCAGACCTACCTCCAGAACAACGTCCTGCCGGACGGCGTCGCGGACTGGGTCGCCGGTCTCCAGGTCACCGTCGGCAACTTCACGGACTTCACCGCCAACCGCGCGTCGTACCGCCTCGGCCTGACCGGTCCGGCCGTCAACGTCCAGACGGCGTGCTCCAGTTCGCTGCTGGCCGTGACTCTCGCCGCGCAGGCCGTGGCCCTCGGCGAGTGCGACATCGCCGTGGCGGGCGCCACCGCCCTCCACGTGCCGCAGATCCTCGGCTACCAGTACGTCAAGGGCTCCATCCTCTCCAAGAGCGGCTATCTGCGGCCCTTCGACGCCGACGCGGACGGCACCGTCGGCGGTACGGGCGTCGCGGCCGTCGTGCTCAAGCGCCTCGACCGCGCCGTCGCGGACGGCGACCACATCCACGGTGTCATCCGCGGCTGGGGGGTCAACAACGACGGGTCCGACAAGCGGGCGTTCACCGCGCCCAGCGCCGACGGCCAGCGCCGCGCCATCCGCCGCGCCCTGGAGCGGGCCGGGGTCGACGCGGGCACCGTCGGCTATCTGGAGACGCACGGCACCGGCACGTTCAAGGGCGACCCGATCGAGTTCGAGGGCGCCACCGCCGCGTTCCGTGCCGACACCGACCGCACCGGCTACTGCGCGCTCGGCTCGGTCAAGGCCAACATCGGTCACCTCGACGTGTGTTCGGGCCTGGCGAGCCTCGTCAAGGCGCTGCTCGTGCTGCGGCACCAAGTCATCCCGCCGATGGCCAACTTCCGCCGTCCCAACCCCGCCCTCGACCTCGCGGCCAGTCCCTTCTACATCCCCGACTCGCCGCGCCCCTGGCCGCGGGGCGCCACACCGCGCCGGGCCTGCGTCAGTTCGTTCGGCGTCGGCGGCACCAACGTCCACGTCGTCCTGGAAGAGGCCCCAGAACCCGCGCCCCGCCCCGCCGGCGCACTGCCGCCGCCCGGCGTCCTGGTCGTCGCGGGCCACACCGAGGCCGCGCTCGCCGACAACGCCCTCGCCCTCCGCGACCACCTGCGCGCCCACCCCGACACGCACCCGGCGGACCTCGTGACGACGCTGGCGCTCGGCCGCGCGCACCGCAGGCGCCGCCTCGCCGTACGGGGCGACACGGTCGCCGCGCTCACGGCCGGGCTCGACGCCTGGCTCGCGGACCCGAAGCCGGGCGCCGCCGCTACGGACGGGCTCGGCACCGGGTTCCTCTTCGCAGGCCAGGGTGCCCTCCACCGGGGCACGGCACGCCTGCTCCACGAGCGTTTCCCCGTCGTACGCGAGGTCCTGGACGCCTGCGAGCGGCAGTACGCGGCACTCACCGGCGGCGACAGCCTCCTCGCCCCGCTGCTCGGCGCGGAACACGAACCGACACACGGACCGGAACACGAAACGGCACACGACCCGGAACGCGAACCAGGAGCCGAGCAGGACTGGCCCACCGACGTGGCGCAGCCCGCGCTCTTCGCGTTGCAGAGCGCGCTCGTCCGCCTGTGGAAGACGGCCGGGATCACGCCGGGCGTGGTCGCCGGACACAGCGTCGGGGAGTACGCGGCGCTGCACGCGGCCGGGGCGCTCTCCCTCGCGGACGGGTTGCGCCTGACGGCCCGGCGCGGTGCGCTGATGCGCCGCCTCTGCGCGCCCGGCGGGATGCTCGCGGTCCCGGTCGAGCTGAGCACGGCGCTTGAGCTGGCCGCCGAGGTGCCCGGCGTGGAGCTGGCCGTCACCAACGGCCCGCGCAGCCAGGTACTCGGAGGCCCCGACGCGGCCGTGGAAACCCTCGTGTCCCTGCTGGCCGGACGCGGGATCCCGGCGCGGCGGCTCGCGGTGCGGCACGCCTTCCACACCGCGCTGCTCGACCCCGCCCTCGACGGGCTGCGCGACCTGTGCGCCGAGGTGGACTTCACGCCGTGCGAGGTGCCGTTCGTCAGCGGTCTCGACGGTCGCACCCGGCCACCCGGCTGGACCCCGGATGCCGACTATTTCGTACGACAGGCGCGTGAGCCGGTGCGATTCGCCGACGCCCTGCGGGAACTCGGCACCTCGCACGCCTACGCGGGCACGGTTTTGGAGCTGGGCCCGCACAGCACGCTCAGCGGGCATGCGCGGCGCGCGCTGCCTAACCGGGCGGTCCACCCGACGCTGCGGCGCGGCGCGGGACTCGAACCGCTCTGGGACGCGGCGGCGGGCCTCTACGGGGCCGGGGCGCCGGTCGACTGGCGGGCTTTCATGGGCGGGGCAGGCCGCAGGATCCCCCTGCCCGGCTACCGATTCCAGCACAAGGACTACTGGACAGGGCCGGAGAACCACCTTCCCCGGCCCGCACAACCGGCAAGGGATGGGGCCGAAGTGGCAGCCGAAGTGGCACAGGACGAGGCAGCGGTCGAGCGCGTACTCCAGCACATCATCAAGGTCACCGCGAAGCACCTCAGCTACGACACGAGTGAGATAGCGGAGGACGCTTCCTTCTTCGACCTCGGCGCGGACTCGCTGCAAATGATCGGCGTACTGCGGGAGTTGGAGGAGGAGCACCGCGTCAAGGTGTCGATGCGGGAGCTCTTCGAGGAGGCGGGCTCGGCGAAGGGGCTCGCGCTGATCATCGTAGGGAAGATGGGGAACATGGAGGGCGGGGCGCCGTACGCGGCTTCCGTGACGGCCGTCGCGCCTGCTCCCACTCCGGTACCCGCCCCTGCACCCGCCCCCACGCCCGCCGTGCCCGAGCCGGTCACGCCCGCCGTGACACCGGCCCCAGCGCCCGCGCCGACGTTCCGCGACCCCGCGCCGACGTACCCCGACCCCACCCCAATCGCCGCCCCCGCCCCGGTCGCCCCGGCCACCCCTCCCACCCCGGCCGCCGAGTACGCCACCCGCCGCGAAGTCGATGACCTCGTACGCCAGGTCCACCAGCTCTCCCAGATGCAGCTCCAACTGATGGGTCAGCTCTCCCAGTTGCTGGCAGCGCAGACAGCCCAGACCGCCCAGGCCACCCGCGCCCCGGGGGACAACCGATGA